A genomic segment from Aulosira sp. FACHB-615 encodes:
- a CDS encoding helix-turn-helix transcriptional regulator produces the protein MNFTSMIEDNQQEQEKSPLRLLREEAGLTRPQVKQIIGVSERRQADWESGKAMPSAENIASLCRLYKVSLKTMFKSLGIDVSGIPNDE, from the coding sequence ATGAACTTTACGTCTATGATAGAAGATAACCAACAAGAACAGGAAAAGTCTCCCTTGAGGCTATTAAGAGAAGAAGCAGGACTAACACGTCCCCAAGTTAAGCAAATAATAGGCGTTTCAGAGAGGCGACAAGCTGACTGGGAATCTGGAAAAGCTATGCCAAGTGCTGAAAACATCGCGTCACTCTGCCGATTGTACAAAGTGTCTTTAAAGACTATGTTCAAATCGCTAGGGATTGATGTGTCTGGTATACCTAATGACGAATAG
- a CDS encoding DUF4102 domain-containing protein, which translates to MPVNTKSENGRCNTGQLTLFDLEKYTNYDETQEPPDPEHYQTPEAYEHAWQQWEKQYPDLVKYVVAMSPCKSVGGQETADTSLTPSTTNNHVAITTKKIAPQHETTHWVEKYWVERSSRKYWYWRYCWMTGRKIHRRYIGSITSPKARDRKQSIEAAINFGRSPKEIENLIHSWRNHRS; encoded by the coding sequence ATGCCAGTAAACACAAAATCAGAAAACGGACGGTGCAACACTGGTCAGTTAACACTTTTTGATTTAGAAAAATACACCAACTACGACGAAACCCAAGAACCACCAGACCCAGAGCATTACCAAACACCGGAAGCATACGAACATGCGTGGCAGCAGTGGGAAAAACAATATCCTGATTTGGTGAAATATGTCGTTGCCATGTCTCCGTGTAAAAGTGTTGGGGGGCAAGAAACAGCCGACACATCATTAACCCCTAGCACCACCAATAACCACGTAGCAATAACTACTAAAAAAATTGCCCCCCAACACGAGACGACACACTGGGTAGAAAAATACTGGGTAGAGCGTAGCAGCCGTAAATACTGGTATTGGCGCTATTGCTGGATGACAGGACGAAAAATTCACCGCCGTTACATTGGCTCTATCACTTCGCCCAAAGCACGCGATCGCAAACAGTCCATCGAGGCGGCGATCAATTTTGGGCGATCGCCAAAAGAGATTGAGAATTTAATACACTCCTGGCGCAATCATCGGAGCTAA
- a CDS encoding site-specific integrase, protein MKVNRHGQAAIFSDKDFESILAAMPGENHKMILRVAYWTAGRAGEVCSLMTSDVYSPDGKPLRRLTYRASQTKTHQTRQVPIHKNLRELLINYWKINQPDISGYLFLGSEGQHLQLQSFDDAFRRALKKAKLTECGYSTHSPRRTILTQMARRGWALSMIQKFSGHRTISSLEKYIDVDEADLELAIANY, encoded by the coding sequence ATGAAGGTCAATCGGCACGGACAAGCTGCTATTTTTTCTGATAAGGATTTTGAATCTATTCTGGCGGCTATGCCGGGAGAAAATCATAAGATGATTCTACGAGTTGCATACTGGACGGCTGGCCGTGCTGGGGAAGTGTGCAGCTTGATGACTAGTGATGTTTATTCGCCTGACGGAAAACCGTTAAGGCGACTGACTTACCGAGCTTCACAGACTAAAACTCACCAAACTCGACAAGTGCCAATTCACAAAAACTTACGCGAGTTGCTGATTAATTATTGGAAAATTAACCAGCCTGATATCTCAGGTTACTTATTTTTGGGTAGTGAGGGACAGCATTTGCAGCTACAAAGCTTTGATGATGCGTTTCGCCGCGCTCTGAAGAAGGCAAAACTAACTGAGTGTGGCTATTCTACCCATTCGCCACGAAGGACTATCTTAACTCAGATGGCTCGCCGTGGTTGGGCTTTAAGTATGATTCAGAAATTTTCTGGCCATAGAACAATATCCAGTTTGGAAAAATACATTGATGTTGATGAGGCTGATTTAGAATTGGCGATCGCTAATTATTGA